The DNA region ACTTTTTCATATTCGCTCCTCCTTAGTACAGTTTTATTATAATCAGATTATTTACGAAAATCGGATTGACCTAATCAAAAACACAGTTTCCAGGAATCGGGGTGAATTATAAACAAAAAACAAAATTATTTCAAGGGTGTCAAGGGAAATGAGAAGATCGGCGCTCATAACAGAAGAATCAAAGCAAATCGTCATGTTGTTTTGAACAAAAAATATTGACACCTTGGTTGCATTTTAGTATATTGACGGGTTTCAAATTGAACCTTCTTGATAAAGAACGGAATGTATAAAAAATCAAACAGACTAGTTTTCTGTCTCATTTTAGTGATGTCAAGTTTAGATCTTTGGGCTTTTTCTCCGGAAGATTACTTTACGTCTGCACTTGAAGAAGCAAGCAAAAAAAACTACAGCAAAGCAATTGAACTTTTAAAAGAGCAGATAGCAGACGATTCTTCGTTTGTCGAGGCCTTCATAAGAATTGCCGATTTTTATAACTACAGCAGTTCTCTAAAAAAAGGTGTTGATTACTTTCAAATTCCAATCAAGCAAGGAAGGGGAAACGTAAATGATTATTTAGGATTAGCGCAACTCTACAAGCACGCGAAAGATTGGGAAAAGGCTTTTGAAAATTGTAAAACCGCTCTAGCTAAAGGCTCGACCTCACCCTATCTGGTTGACTTATTTGTAAAATCTGCACTACAGCTAAAAAAAACCAACGAACTTGCAAGAGTCTTGCGGGCAATTCAAAAAGATTCTGCCCAGAAACACCTCTACAATTTAGGATACGCTATCTGGCGCCTTCAAATCAAAAAGCTGAAGAAAGCCCGGGGAACCGTCTTGAGCTATTTGGAAAAGAGAAAAGATTTTTACGGCTACAAGGTTTTAGGGGATATTGAGCAAACGGCCAAGAAATTCCAGGAATCAAATAGGTATTACCGGTTGGCTTTAAAATTAAACAAAGATTTTAAAAAGATATCCAATATCGAAATCTTCAAAAATATGGCAAACAATTTTCAGGAGATTGACAAACCGGACTCCGCAGATTATTACTTTAAGAAGGGTTTAGAACTGGCTCAAAAAACTGCAGCGCGAAAAGAGAAATTAGAGATTAGTCAGGCTGCTGCGTTTTTTTACAAACAACTGAGAATGTATCAGAAAATGGCCAATGCCTGCAATGAAGGTATTGAGATTGCCAGAGAAATAAGTGAGATCGATTACCTGGCACCTCTTTATCACGATCTCGGATTTGCTTATGAAGAAATGACCGACAACGACCGAGCTTTGAAATACTATTCATTGACCCTGAAAGAAGCTGAACGGGCAGAAAATACGAGTCTATCCGCAAAATCTCTTTTTGCTATCGGTCGAATTTATTTGAATTCGACCGACCTGGATCAGGCCATCGAATATCTTAATCAGAGTATGAAAATTGCGAAGAAAGCGCGGCATTCAAATACTCAATATCTCGCTTTGCTGAAAATTGCCGATATTCATAAATCGCAAGGGGAGGTGGCTGACGCAAAAGCAGCGTACCAAAAAGTGCTGCGGTACGCTCAAAGGACCCAGCAACACAGCCTGACAGAAATTTGCTTTGTAAAATTATCAAACCTCTACTTGCAACCGCTAAACACCAAACTGAAGTCAGCGATATTTTACCTCAACATGGCAGATGCTTTGGCACGTCAGACGTTTCAATTGCAGTATGCCGCCAATCACCGCTGGATGCAAGGAAAAATAGCTTTACTGGAAAATGAAATTGAACAGGCCGAGGTCAATTTTCTGGAAGCAATTCAATTGGGAAAGGAAGCCGGGTCCTATATGTCGCTAATAGCCGGACAAGCCGGTTTGATCAGAACCTACTTAGCCGCCGGGATTCCCGAATACGCGAAAGCTTACAGCGACAGCGTTTTAATTTCTCTAAATAAGTTTTATGACTATTGTTTTGAAGAGCACACGTTAGAGTTCTTTGATTTATTAGAAGATGTTTTTATTCCGGCCATCAAAGCTTATGCCAACGTTGGCGATTTGACTAAAATCTACGAGACCTGCGAACAATATAAAGCGATGACACATAATATAGTCTTCTCAAAAAGTAAATATAAAATTAAATCTGACATGGCGGACGCAGTTAAATGGAAGCTTGATCTAAAGAACCAGGAAATTCACCATAAATGGCAGACATTGTGGACAATGCGGTATAAAGACCAGCGGGATAATCTCGACTCCGTCATGAAAATCAAAAGTGAAATCGACAGCTTGCATCAGGAAAAGCAGCAACAACTGGCAAATATTGCGCAGCAATATCCGGAATATGAAATTTTCAACCCCACTGCGGAGACTCTGCCCGAACTTCAAACGAAGCTGCGGCAATTGAATGGGACTTTTGTGCACTATTTTATCGCCGACGAAGCCACATTTATTACGGTGATCACAAAAAATGAAATTTATTGTAAGCGGGTTAATGTGACTGCGAGTTATTTGGAAACGCTCGTAAAGCAAATCAGTCCATTCATAAGTGATAATCCAAACGCTGCGGATTGGGGGATGAACCCGTTTCGCCTGGACTTAGCTGGTCAGGTCTATAAATTAATATTTGAGCCAATCAAAGAGTGGATTCCTCCGCAAAGTACGGTAATAATTTCTCCGCATGGAATCATAAACCGGCTGCCTTTTGGAGCTTTGGTCACCAACCTGGAGGAATTAATAGACAATTATGATTTTAATTACGCTCGATTTTTGATCGAAGATTTTGTGATTTCTTATGCCCCATATGCCAAATTTCTTACTTTACCGAATGCAAGAGATAAAGATGCGCAAGGTACATTGCTTGCATTTGCAAATTCAACGAGGCGGCCGGAATCAGAAAGGGTAACGCTTCGCAATTATTATTCAAACGGCAAAAGCAAATCAATCACGGATGAAAATTATTTAAAAAAGATATCAAGTTCATTTGGAAAAGATACCACTGAACTATATTCAGGTGAAGCAGCAACTAAAGATCGATTTGTAAAAGAAAGTTTGAATTATCAAATTATTCATTTGGCGATTCCGCATATTTTGGATGAGCGCTCGGCACTTTATTCAAAACTTTATTTTTCCGATTCTCCGGGGGGAAACACACTCGAAACGCATGAAATATTTAACCTGAATTTAAATGCAGATTTACTGGTTTTGAGCAATCAAAGTAAATTTAAAATCCTGGATGAGGGGAGTTTAAACGGATTTTTACTTGGAGCTAATCTCGCCCGTGTCCCAACTATCGTGACCAGAATCTGGGAAACCGCAGGCGTCAATAGTCCGGAATTATTTGAAAATTTTTATTTAAATCTAAAATTAGGACTGAGTAAAGCCGAAGCTCTGCAACAAGCTAAAGTTACGTATTTAGAAAAAGTCAGCCGGAATCCTTTGCAATGGGCGCCTTATTTATTACACGGAGACCCCCAACCGATGACCTTCCAATCAAGCTCGAAATATTGGCTGATTTACGTTACTTTATTGGGGATGGCGGTTTTTATAACTTTGGTGGTGTGGCAATTTCTGAAGATTAACAAAGAGCCGACTCAAGAAGTGAAAAGCGCATGAGCCCTTCGACTTGCTCAGGATACACTACGAGCGCTTTTTCGCTTCCCGCTCTTCGTTTTTTCTTCGAACTACTTGCCCGTTTGAATTGTCAACTCATACTTCCTCTTGAATTCTTTAAC from candidate division KSB1 bacterium includes:
- a CDS encoding CHAT domain-containing protein — its product is MSSLDLWAFSPEDYFTSALEEASKKNYSKAIELLKEQIADDSSFVEAFIRIADFYNYSSSLKKGVDYFQIPIKQGRGNVNDYLGLAQLYKHAKDWEKAFENCKTALAKGSTSPYLVDLFVKSALQLKKTNELARVLRAIQKDSAQKHLYNLGYAIWRLQIKKLKKARGTVLSYLEKRKDFYGYKVLGDIEQTAKKFQESNRYYRLALKLNKDFKKISNIEIFKNMANNFQEIDKPDSADYYFKKGLELAQKTAARKEKLEISQAAAFFYKQLRMYQKMANACNEGIEIAREISEIDYLAPLYHDLGFAYEEMTDNDRALKYYSLTLKEAERAENTSLSAKSLFAIGRIYLNSTDLDQAIEYLNQSMKIAKKARHSNTQYLALLKIADIHKSQGEVADAKAAYQKVLRYAQRTQQHSLTEICFVKLSNLYLQPLNTKLKSAIFYLNMADALARQTFQLQYAANHRWMQGKIALLENEIEQAEVNFLEAIQLGKEAGSYMSLIAGQAGLIRTYLAAGIPEYAKAYSDSVLISLNKFYDYCFEEHTLEFFDLLEDVFIPAIKAYANVGDLTKIYETCEQYKAMTHNIVFSKSKYKIKSDMADAVKWKLDLKNQEIHHKWQTLWTMRYKDQRDNLDSVMKIKSEIDSLHQEKQQQLANIAQQYPEYEIFNPTAETLPELQTKLRQLNGTFVHYFIADEATFITVITKNEIYCKRVNVTASYLETLVKQISPFISDNPNAADWGMNPFRLDLAGQVYKLIFEPIKEWIPPQSTVIISPHGIINRLPFGALVTNLEELIDNYDFNYARFLIEDFVISYAPYAKFLTLPNARDKDAQGTLLAFANSTRRPESERVTLRNYYSNGKSKSITDENYLKKISSSFGKDTTELYSGEAATKDRFVKESLNYQIIHLAIPHILDERSALYSKLYFSDSPGGNTLETHEIFNLNLNADLLVLSNQSKFKILDEGSLNGFLLGANLARVPTIVTRIWETAGVNSPELFENFYLNLKLGLSKAEALQQAKVTYLEKVSRNPLQWAPYLLHGDPQPMTFQSSSKYWLIYVTLLGMAVFITLVVWQFLKINKEPTQEVKSA